One Aegilops tauschii subsp. strangulata cultivar AL8/78 chromosome 2, Aet v6.0, whole genome shotgun sequence genomic window, TGCCGCTGGCGTTGGCACTTCGCGCGCAACAATCAAACAAGTTGCACGGTAGGGAGCTCCATGCGCGGAGTTTTGATGGGCTAGGACCATATATGTGCATGGTATCAAGGATATAGTGCATATGTGGAGGATTGAGTGGGTGGTGACACCAAACAACAACCACCAGCTCGGCTTTAATTGTAAAGGCACAAAAAATGGTTCACATGAAGTCTAAATCCCATCGGCATTTTAATGCATTATTATATGTTTAGGCACACGACAACAAATAGTGCACAACATGTAGATTGTCGTGGGTGATGATCAAATTGCCCTAAGCTTGATTTGCGCACCATGCATTGGGCGCATCAGTCTGGTGTTATTTACCGCATGAGTGTATGACGGTGCGAGCTCAAACTCAAAGCATTGAAGGATCGTGCAAAACGCGATCTTAGCCTCAAGAAGGGCGAACTGTTGGGCAATGCAGATACGTGGCCCCCAACTGAATGGTAGGAATGCACCGGGATTCTTGGATGCCTGGGAGATCCCGTTGGTGAACCTCTCCGGCTTGAACTCATGCACGTCCCTTCCCCATATATCTGGGTCATGGTTCATTAACAACAGGGGAAGCTCAATGAGAACACCGGCGGGGTATGTGATGCCCCCAATCTTCATCTCCTTGTACGTTTTACGGAAGAATGCGACAGCAGGCGAGTACAACCGGAGTACCTCATAAAGAATCAAGGTCACCTGCAAATATAGTAGATTGCAAGATTTATACATCCAATTTTATATCCTGTTGTAAGAATGGAATCAAGTAAACAAAACACCACTCACTGTTTTGAGTCGGTTAACGCCTTCATAGTTAAGTTTGTTTTTTCCAAATAAGCTAATGACCTCCTCCCTTGCACGGTCCTGCCACTCTGGATGCATACTTAGTACGATCATTGTCCATGTGAGTAGTATTGATGTTGTTTCTGTCCCTGCAAGATAGAACAACTTGCATTCCTCCACGACCTCTTTAATGGTCATTCCTGAGATGGATTGGCCGTTGTCATCCGAGGTTCTCATGTTTGACTCAAGCATCAAGCCGAGTAAGTCCTCTTTGGTATTTTCTCCTTCTTGCATAGCTTGCATTCTTTTTCCAATTAAACCATGTAGAATGGATTCAATTTCACTATTATTTTGATGCATCTTTCTATTATTTTTGGTGGGCAAGGACCTGTAAATACCACATACGGATTAATGGTACTAAAATCACGGAATAACTCTCATCCCTGCTCGAAAAAGTGAAAGAACCTTATAGACAGCCTAACATTCTTGCAGAATATATAGCTTTCCAATTAAAAAATAGAGTCCCCCCCAGCTTTCCAATTAAAAAatagagccccccccccccccccccccccccacccgttCGCACCCCCCCAAGAATTTTCAGTTGGCAGTGTGGGAGTACCATATTACTGTTCCTGTGCTAAAGGCCGGGAGTAACCCTAACTTAAAT contains:
- the LOC109778415 gene encoding cytochrome P450 CYP72A616-like → MVLSTLMSAASVPWSSLVCGTLGFVLLWQASRLVDLLWWQPRRLERALRAQGLRGTSYRFVIGDMMDYRRRRKEAQSRSMPLRCHSIAPLVAPLLCDIVREHGKTCMSWYAMYPKVTIHDPDLAKEVLSNKFGHFEKVKFPPLSRLLAAGLAEHEGEKWVKHRRILNPAFHLEKLKLMLPALSTSCEELVNRWTRSLGSDGTYELDVFPEFQRLTGDVISRTAFGSNYLEGARVFQLQSEQVERIAGAWKIGIPGYLSLPTKNNRKMHQNNSEIESILHGLIGKRMQAMQEGENTKEDLLGLMLESNMRTSDDNGQSISGMTIKEVVEECKLFYLAGTETTSILLTWTMIVLSMHPEWQDRAREEVISLFGKNKLNYEGVNRLKTVTLILYEVLRLYSPAVAFFRKTYKEMKIGGITYPAGVLIELPLLLMNHDPDIWGRDVHEFKPERFTNGISQASKNPGAFLPFSWGPRICIAQQFALLEAKIAFCTILQCFEFELAPSYTHAVNNTRLMRPMHGAQIKLRAI